One window of Bacillus sp. FJAT-45350 genomic DNA carries:
- the citZ gene encoding citrate synthase, whose amino-acid sequence MSTTKGLEGIVATTSSVSSIIDSVLTYQGYNIDDLADNASFEEVIFLLWNGRLPKQDELTELTKQLAVNSEVPKEIFEQMKSYPNDKVHPMAALRTAVSSLALYDENADELNEEENKSKAIRLQAKMPTIVAGFSRIREGKEPVAPRSDLGVAANFLYMLNGEEPDEISVNAIDKALVLHADHELNASTFTARVCVATLSDMYSGITAAIGALKGPLHGGANEAVMAMLMDIGDVDNVDSYIRRALDNKVKIMGFGHRVYKDGDPRAKHLREMSKQLTTITGEPKWYDMSIKIDEMVSGEKGLLPNVDFYSASVYHSLGIKHDLFTPIFAVSRTSGWLAHILEQYSNNRLIRPRAEYVGPDKQVYVPIEQR is encoded by the coding sequence ATGAGTACAACTAAAGGTCTTGAGGGTATCGTAGCAACTACATCAAGTGTTAGTTCGATTATTGATAGTGTTTTAACGTACCAAGGATACAACATTGATGACTTAGCTGATAATGCTAGCTTTGAAGAGGTTATTTTCTTACTATGGAATGGTCGTCTTCCTAAGCAAGATGAACTAACTGAATTAACAAAGCAATTAGCAGTTAATTCAGAGGTTCCAAAAGAAATCTTTGAACAAATGAAATCGTATCCAAACGATAAGGTTCACCCAATGGCAGCTCTTCGTACAGCTGTTTCTAGCTTAGCGTTATATGATGAAAATGCTGATGAGTTAAATGAAGAGGAAAACAAGAGTAAAGCAATTCGCCTACAAGCGAAAATGCCTACAATTGTAGCTGGTTTCTCTCGCATTCGTGAAGGGAAAGAACCAGTAGCACCTCGCAGTGACTTAGGAGTAGCAGCAAACTTTTTATACATGCTTAATGGTGAAGAGCCGGACGAGATTTCTGTAAATGCAATTGACAAGGCGTTAGTATTACATGCTGACCATGAGTTAAATGCATCTACATTTACTGCTCGCGTCTGTGTGGCTACTTTATCTGATATGTATTCTGGAATCACAGCGGCTATTGGTGCATTAAAAGGACCATTACATGGTGGTGCTAATGAAGCTGTTATGGCAATGCTTATGGATATCGGTGATGTTGACAATGTTGATTCATACATTCGTCGTGCACTGGATAATAAAGTAAAAATCATGGGCTTCGGTCATCGTGTGTACAAAGATGGAGACCCACGTGCAAAACACTTACGTGAAATGTCTAAGCAGTTAACAACAATTACTGGTGAACCTAAGTGGTATGATATGTCTATCAAAATTGATGAGATGGTATCAGGTGAAAAAGGTTTATTACCAAATGTTGATTTCTATTCTGCTAGCGTATACCATAGTTTAGGTATCAAGCATGACCTATTCACACCTATTTTTGCTGTAAGTCGTACATCAGGTTGGTTAGCTCATATTCTAGAACAATATAGCAACAACCGTTTAATCAGACCACGTGCTGAGTATGTTGGTCCTGATAAGCAAGTGTATGTACCAATCGAGCAAAGATAA
- the mdh gene encoding malate dehydrogenase — MAIKRRKVSVIGGGFTGATTALMVAQKELGDVVLVDIPQMEGPTKGKALDMLESAPIQGVDSTIIGTSSYEDTAGSDVVIITAGIARKPGMSRDDLVNTNAGIMKAVTNEIVKHSPDCYIIVLTNPADAMTYTVFKESGFPKNRVIGQSGVLDSARFRTFVAQELNISVEDITGFVLGGHGDDMVPLVRYSYAGGIPLEKLIPQERLDAIVERTRKGGGEIVGLLGNGSAYYAPAAALTQMAEAILKDKKRILPTIAYLEGEYGYNDIYVGVPTILGGDGIEKVIELDLTESEKTELAKSVESVRSVMSALP, encoded by the coding sequence GTGGCAATTAAACGTAGAAAAGTATCTGTTATTGGTGGAGGATTCACTGGTGCTACTACAGCATTAATGGTAGCTCAAAAAGAGCTTGGTGACGTAGTACTTGTTGATATTCCACAAATGGAAGGTCCTACTAAAGGTAAAGCGTTAGATATGCTTGAATCAGCACCTATACAAGGCGTCGACTCTACCATCATTGGTACTTCTAGCTATGAGGATACTGCTGGTTCTGATGTTGTTATCATTACAGCAGGTATTGCTCGTAAGCCTGGAATGAGCCGTGATGATTTAGTAAACACAAATGCCGGAATTATGAAGGCTGTAACGAATGAAATCGTTAAACACTCGCCTGATTGTTACATCATCGTACTTACAAACCCTGCAGATGCAATGACGTATACAGTATTCAAGGAGTCTGGATTCCCGAAGAACCGTGTAATCGGACAATCGGGAGTTCTAGATTCTGCTCGTTTCCGTACGTTTGTTGCTCAAGAGCTTAATATATCAGTTGAAGATATAACTGGTTTCGTATTAGGTGGACATGGCGATGACATGGTACCTCTAGTACGCTATTCATATGCTGGAGGAATACCATTAGAAAAGCTAATTCCACAAGAACGTTTAGATGCAATTGTGGAACGTACTCGTAAAGGTGGCGGTGAAATAGTTGGACTTCTTGGAAACGGAAGTGCCTATTATGCGCCAGCAGCTGCCCTAACACAAATGGCTGAAGCTATTCTTAAAGATAAGAAGCGTATTCTTCCAACTATCGCTTACTTAGAAGGAGAATATGGTTACAATGATATCTATGTTGGAGTACCAACAATCCTTGGTGGAGATGGTATTGAAAAAGTAATCGAGCTTGACTTAACTGAGTCAGAAAAAACTGAATTAGCTAAATCTGTAGAATCAGTTCGTAGTGTGATGAGTGCATTACCATAA
- a CDS encoding response regulator transcription factor, translating into MSQRILVVDDEESIVTLIQFNLEQAGYDVTTAMDGVTALNLAQTKGFDLIVLDLMIPEMDGLDVCKQLRLNKVMTPILMLTAKDEEFDKVLGLELGADDYMTKPFSPREVVARIRAILRRVGQAQQVDKEKEITSSLLQIGEVIIHADNYEVLYKNQALDLTPKEFELLLYLANHKGRVLTRDQLLNAVWNYEFVGDTRIVDVHISHLREKIEPNTRKPIYIKTVRGLGYKLEEPNLDV; encoded by the coding sequence ATGTCTCAAAGGATTTTAGTGGTAGATGACGAAGAATCAATTGTAACCTTAATTCAATTCAATTTAGAACAGGCAGGCTATGACGTAACAACAGCAATGGATGGAGTTACTGCTTTGAACTTGGCTCAAACGAAAGGCTTTGACTTAATTGTGTTAGATTTAATGATTCCAGAAATGGATGGATTAGATGTATGTAAACAATTGCGTTTAAACAAAGTCATGACTCCTATATTAATGTTAACAGCTAAGGATGAAGAGTTTGACAAAGTACTAGGTCTAGAGCTAGGTGCAGATGATTATATGACTAAACCATTTAGTCCAAGAGAAGTAGTTGCTAGAATTCGAGCTATATTACGCCGAGTTGGACAAGCTCAACAAGTAGATAAAGAAAAAGAAATTACAAGCTCATTACTTCAAATAGGGGAAGTAATAATTCATGCTGATAACTATGAAGTATTGTATAAAAATCAAGCCCTTGATTTAACACCAAAGGAATTTGAGTTGCTTCTTTATCTAGCGAATCATAAAGGGAGAGTATTAACTAGGGACCAACTATTAAATGCTGTTTGGAATTATGAATTTGTTGGTGATACAAGAATAGTTGATGTTCATATAAGCCATCTTCGAGAAAAAATAGAACCGAATACAAGAAAGCCTATTTA
- the ytvI gene encoding sporulation integral membrane protein YtvI, with amino-acid sequence MNKEALMIFIRITLMLAIISILILTSYYVTAVIYPFILGLALAFLINPIVNFLENSFKLKRAIAVLLTLAIAFTVLTALVTLLIAEVISGSNYLATTLPLHIKKLMNYLDVFFITTLMPLYEQFIRVFNNLEVEQQSTIMNYVQTFSSQLASNIGTGIQHLFNGLSDLLLSLPNLATVIIFSFMATFFISKDWYRLRGYLIKVTPEKVATSISRVMHDLKRAMFGYMFAQLTLISITCVIVLSGLLIIGVDYPITIAISIAVVDLIPYLGTGLIFIPWIIYTFFAEQHTLTIGLSILYGIVVIQRQVMEPKILSQNIGVDPLAMLLALFVGFQLFGLLGLMLGPAFLVFLRTLYRAKVFHDMRDFILKK; translated from the coding sequence ATGAATAAAGAAGCTCTGATGATTTTTATAAGAATTACACTTATGCTTGCCATAATTAGTATACTCATTCTAACTTCCTATTATGTGACAGCAGTTATATACCCTTTTATATTAGGACTTGCATTAGCGTTTTTAATAAACCCTATCGTGAACTTTTTAGAAAACTCATTTAAACTGAAACGGGCGATAGCTGTTCTTTTGACACTAGCAATTGCTTTTACCGTGTTAACAGCTCTAGTAACACTACTCATTGCAGAAGTGATTTCCGGTTCTAATTATTTAGCTACCACTCTACCTCTTCATATAAAAAAACTCATGAATTACTTAGACGTGTTTTTCATCACGACTCTTATGCCATTGTATGAACAGTTCATTCGAGTTTTTAACAATCTTGAAGTAGAGCAACAATCGACTATTATGAATTATGTTCAAACGTTCAGCTCACAATTAGCTTCTAACATCGGTACAGGGATCCAACATTTATTTAATGGCCTTTCAGATTTATTGCTTTCCTTGCCGAACCTTGCAACAGTGATTATCTTTTCCTTTATGGCGACGTTTTTTATTAGTAAAGATTGGTATCGTCTAAGAGGTTATTTAATTAAAGTAACTCCTGAAAAAGTAGCTACAAGTATTTCACGTGTGATGCATGATTTAAAGAGAGCTATGTTTGGCTATATGTTTGCACAACTTACACTCATTTCAATCACTTGTGTCATCGTACTTAGTGGATTGCTAATCATAGGTGTAGATTATCCAATTACAATTGCTATTAGTATTGCGGTTGTTGATTTAATTCCCTATTTAGGGACTGGCTTAATCTTTATACCTTGGATTATTTATACGTTTTTTGCAGAACAGCATACACTGACAATTGGGTTATCGATTTTATACGGCATCGTTGTCATCCAAAGACAAGTAATGGAGCCTAAGATATTATCTCAAAATATTGGTGTAGACCCCTTAGCAATGCTACTAGCTCTTTTTGTTGGCTTTCAACTATTTGGACTTTTAGGATTAATGTTAGGACCTGCCTTTCTCGTTTTCCTTCGAACACTTTACAGAGCTAAGGTCTTTCACGATATGAGAGACTTTATATTGAAAAAATAA
- a CDS encoding DUF441 domain-containing protein, translating to MWKERTFNLISSATVFMLILLAISLLAKNQSLMVAVLVLLVIKWVGIGDKLFPLIQQKGINWGVTIITIAVLVPIVTGDIGLKHLTEAMKSSYAWIALASGILVAIIAANGIDLLQNDPHITAALVFGTILAVALFNGVAVGPLIGAGIAYLSMRVVQFISSMGG from the coding sequence ATGTGGAAGGAAAGGACTTTTAACTTGATCTCTAGTGCGACAGTGTTTATGTTAATTCTTTTAGCGATCAGTTTACTTGCAAAGAATCAATCCCTTATGGTCGCGGTACTTGTCTTATTGGTTATTAAATGGGTAGGTATTGGAGATAAGTTGTTCCCTTTAATTCAACAAAAAGGAATAAATTGGGGAGTTACTATCATTACAATAGCTGTTCTCGTACCTATTGTTACTGGAGATATCGGTTTAAAACACCTTACTGAAGCAATGAAATCCTCTTATGCTTGGATTGCCCTGGCATCGGGGATTTTAGTTGCGATAATTGCTGCAAATGGGATTGATTTATTACAAAATGACCCGCATATTACAGCTGCACTCGTTTTCGGGACAATATTAGCAGTAGCACTGTTTAACGGTGTAGCCGTAGGTCCGTTAATTGGGGCAGGAATTGCCTATTTATCAATGAGAGTTGTTCAATTTATAAGTTCAATGGGTGGATAA
- the icd gene encoding NADP-dependent isocitrate dehydrogenase — translation MANAEVIKVNNGVLDVPNNPVIPYIEGDGIGPDIWAAASRVLDAAVEKAYNGEKKIEWKEILVGEKAFNQTGEWLPEESLDAIREYLIAIKGPLTTPIGGGIRSLNVALRQKLDLYTCLRPVRYFTGVPSPVKKPEDTDMVIFRENTEDIYAGIEYQEGSDEAKKLIAFLQNEMGVKNIRFPETSGLGIKPISKEGTERLVRAAIQYAIDNGRKSVTLVHKGNIMKFTEGAFKNWGYELAEREFGEKVFTWAQYDEMVERDGKDAANKAQADAEAAGKIIIKDSIADIFLQQILTRPNEFDVVATMNLNGDYISDALAAQVGGIGIAPGANINYDTGHAIFEATHGTAPKYAGLDKVNPSSVLLSGELLLRHLGWIEAADLIMGSMDKTIASKVVTYDFARLMDNATEVKCSEFADELIKNL, via the coding sequence ATGGCAAATGCAGAAGTTATTAAAGTTAACAATGGAGTACTTGATGTACCCAACAACCCGGTGATTCCTTATATTGAAGGTGACGGAATTGGTCCTGATATTTGGGCAGCTGCTTCACGCGTATTAGATGCTGCAGTAGAAAAAGCATATAATGGTGAGAAGAAAATCGAGTGGAAAGAAATTCTTGTTGGTGAAAAAGCATTTAACCAAACAGGTGAGTGGTTACCAGAAGAATCTTTAGACGCTATCCGCGAATATTTAATCGCAATTAAAGGACCTTTAACTACACCAATCGGTGGAGGAATTCGTTCTTTAAACGTAGCATTACGTCAAAAGCTTGATCTATACACTTGCTTACGTCCTGTACGTTATTTCACTGGTGTTCCATCTCCAGTAAAAAAACCAGAAGATACTGATATGGTTATTTTCCGTGAAAATACTGAAGATATTTATGCTGGTATTGAGTATCAAGAAGGATCTGATGAAGCTAAGAAATTGATCGCTTTCCTTCAAAATGAAATGGGAGTTAAAAACATCCGTTTCCCTGAAACTTCTGGATTAGGAATTAAGCCAATTTCTAAAGAAGGTACTGAGCGTCTTGTTCGTGCTGCTATTCAGTATGCAATTGACAACGGGCGTAAGAGCGTAACTCTTGTTCACAAAGGAAACATCATGAAATTTACTGAAGGTGCTTTCAAGAACTGGGGTTATGAATTAGCAGAGCGTGAGTTTGGCGAAAAAGTATTTACTTGGGCTCAGTATGATGAAATGGTTGAACGTGATGGTAAAGATGCAGCTAACAAAGCACAAGCTGATGCTGAAGCAGCTGGTAAAATCATCATCAAAGATTCAATTGCTGATATCTTCTTACAACAAATCTTAACTCGTCCCAATGAGTTCGATGTAGTTGCTACTATGAACTTAAATGGTGATTATATTTCTGATGCTCTTGCTGCACAAGTTGGTGGTATTGGAATTGCTCCAGGAGCAAACATTAACTATGATACAGGACATGCTATCTTTGAAGCAACTCATGGTACAGCACCAAAGTATGCTGGACTTGATAAAGTAAATCCTTCATCAGTATTACTATCTGGTGAGTTATTACTTCGTCACCTTGGTTGGATTGAAGCTGCTGACCTAATTATGGGTTCAATGGATAAAACGATCGCTAGCAAGGTTGTAACTTATGATTTCGCTCGTCTTATGGACAACGCGACAGAAGTTAAATGTTCAGAATTCGCTGATGAACTAATTAAAAACCTATAA